In Ctenopharyngodon idella isolate HZGC_01 chromosome 1, HZGC01, whole genome shotgun sequence, a single genomic region encodes these proteins:
- the LOC127508710 gene encoding E3 ubiquitin-protein ligase TRIM35-like: MALEDELSCPVCTELFSDPVLLSCGHSFCRRCINDHWTSSRSRNCPVCRQASPQPPVSNLSLRNTCESYLREQSTRKERDGGQECQIHGEKIELFCQTDEQAICVTCKKNEHRFHKTQTLQQAVRQRKEKLKAALRPAEKSLWSLQNGAAQDAKISNYNQSQVQQTERRIREEFKKIHRFLKKEEESRIAALNEEEKEKRGKMEKKTKSKIRSLSDRLREVEEGMKDDDVTFLQNYNDIMNRAKYTLPDAEMNSELLIDVSKHLGNLKYQVWEKMKDVCPYYPVILNPNAAPPDLCVSDDLTSVTSSHLHRQDKPKALPLHRNRVVLGSVGYGDGVHMWETEVGNSRHWTLGVCFGSEGKSITQPLTSENGFWGIRRDGYLYHFLNTPLILKLKTNPLVVRVRLEDGYDLKGGWWRNVRFYDASNDCLFADIIGVPAGKELFPFVIPEEPSVPLRVIPAKMTLTVEQFELFEPKLSFTTRHRVLIVICFCVIMAILVILSFNIDDKEHDKESI, from the exons ATGGCGCTTGAGGATGAGCTGTCGTGTCCCGTGTGCACTGAGCTCTTCAGTGATCCTGTGTTGTTGAGCTGTGGTCACAGTTTCTGCCGTCGGTGCATTAATGATCACTGGACCTCGAGTAGATCCAGAAACTGTCCCGTCTGTCGACAGGCATCACCGCAGCCACCGGTGTCCAATCTGAGCCTGAGGAACACCTGTGAGTCTTACCTGAGAGAGCAAAGCACGAGGAAAGAGAGGGATGGAGGACAAGAGTGTCAGATACATGGAGAGAAAATTGAGCTGTTCTGTCAAACAGATGAACAGGCTATATGTGTAACATGTAAGAAAAACGAACACAGATTTCACAAAACACAAACGTTACAACAGGCTGTTCGACAACGAAAG gagaaGCTGAAAGCAGCTCTTCGTCCAGCTGAGAAGAGCCTGTGGTCATTGCAAAATGGTGCAGCACAAGACGCAAAAATCTCTAATTACAATCAG TCTCAAGTTCAGCAGACAGAGAGAAGAATCAGGGAGGAGTTTAAGAAAATCCACCGGTTCCTCAAAAAGGAGGAGGAGAGCAGGATAGCAGCGCTAAatgaagaagagaaagaaaagagaggaAAGATGGAGAAGAAAACAAAGAGCAAAATACGTTCACTCTCAGACAGACTCCGAGAGGTGGAGGAGGGAATGAAGGATGATGACGTCACCTTTCTTCAG AATTATAATGACATTATGAACAG agcTAAATACACACTTCCAGATGCAGAAATGAATTCAGAGCTTCTTATTGATGTTTCCAAACATCTGGGCAACTTGAAGTATCAAGTGTGGGAGAAGATGAAGGATGTCTGCCCTTACT ATCCTGTGATCCTGAACCCAAATGCAGCTCCACCGGACCTCTGTGTGTCAGATGATCTGACCTCTGTGACCTCATCACATCTCCATCGGCAGGACAAGCCCAAAGCTCTTCCTCTGCACAGGAACCGTGTGGTGCTGGGGAGTGTGGGATATGGTGATGGTGTTCACATGTGGGAAACTGAGGTGGGAAACAGTCGGCACTGGACACTAGGAGTGTGTTTTGGATCGGAGGGAAAATCTATTACGCAACCTCTGACTTCTGAAAACGGCTTCTGGGGTATCAGACGTGATGGATACTTGTACCATTTCCTGAACACACCACTAATCCTCAAGCTGAAGACGAATCCCTTAGTAGTGCGAGTGAGGCTAGAGGATGGTTATGATTTGAAGGGAGGATGGTGGAGGAATGTGAGATTTTATGATGCCTCAAATGATTGCCTTTTTGCCGACATTATTGGAGTGCCTGCTGGGAAGGAACTCTTTCCATTTGTGATCCCAGAGGAGCCTTCTGTCCCACTGCGTGTCATCCCAGCTAAAATGACTCTAACTGTTGAACAGTTTGAACTGTTTGAACCAAAGCTATCCTTTACGACGAGACATCGAGTCTTGATCGTCATctgtttttgtgtcattatgGCGATATTGGTGATTCTGTCATTTAATATCGATGACAAAGAGCATGACAAGGAAAGCATTTGA